The genomic segment TGGAGTTCGGACACAAAAAGTACTCATCACGAAGTTCTGATTCAAAGAGAAGAAACCACGTGTCATTCATGCATTTTCGTTTCAACTGGTTGATGTTTTTCAAGCTCAGTAAATTGACATCAAATTACATCACTTAATTTCACATTAACTAAAGATCTGAGAACGGCGTGCTGGGTAAGTGCAATTGTGCCCTCCAGCACACTACTTGTCAATTGACTCGATTTAGATAACACAGAATCAATCTACCTTCTTGAGTACCTATGTACATGAACTTAGACACGAAGGAAAACAAGACAAATACCTATTTTTGCAGACTAAAAAGGGATGTGTGCTGAAAAGTAGGAGTCAGTGTTATCCAATAGCTAAGGTggtaaacaatattatttagaattttaaatcatttcctCCTTTTATTCATATCATAACAGAAGGCTATCCTGATTGCGATATAACAGCTGGGGCCATTAAGAAAATGGTCGTCAAAATACAGAATTATTCCCTGCAAAGATCACAAACACAAACATGTTCAAATACATGGTAATAATCAATCCAAGACATGCAAAGGTTCACTGCCAACATTAAGattaaaatcaagaataaattttCAAGTAAGAGGAGGCAAGCTTCACACTTTCACAATATGTAATATAATGTAATGGAAGAACAACTTGTTCATCACCTTATGTTGTATCAAACATGTAATTATTGTATGGTAAATGCTATATATTATTTGCCTTCAGCAATGACCAAGTATAGCATCCATAACAGTCATCACGGgcaaatcaattattattaaacaGAGAGAGAAGCAAGCAAGTAACTTGTATTGATAGACATTGTTTATACTGTAGTCAAGAGCATCACGTCCACATGTAAATTCATAATAGCTATTCTGCATTGGAAATGAACATTCTCCACAACGCAAGTGATGGTGATGTTAACCTCTGTAGATCATCCACGTACCTGCACAATAGCTATGACTACCAAAACCTGTGACCACTCCCTCTCTATAACAGTTATGAATATTTCCATCTAAACAGCTATGTAATCAGATGTTCGAAAATCAAATCCCAAGTGTGTATCATGGCAAAGGCCATTGTATCTCAAGCATGTTCAACCACAAAAAAAGGCCACGAACAAGAACCACATTCATTCACCAAATTTTAAGCACACAAGTATTCAAATCCTTGTGAGTTATGAAATAGCTTAGCATAGTCATATAACCAAAATCCATAAGTTTTCCCTTCAACATGACATCCTGCAACTTCTGAATCTTAACAGATTCAGATGATATATGGTCTCtacaaaatcaaaagatttatGCTAATAAAGGAAGTAATACTCCAGCAATTCACAATCAGGTAATGCCATTACATCATGCCAGAATGCcctgcaaaaaatataaaaatgaaatcaagAGTTATGAAGACAGATCTATAAGTGGAGGTATTTGATGACAATGTGAAGTAGTGGAATTATTGGGATGAGATCCATGAGCTTATTAAGACTAGCTTGAAAGGAGATTTGAGTGGAGATATTCAATGACAATGTGAAGTAGCAGAATTATTGGGCTGAGATCCATGAGCTTATTAAGACTAGCTTGAAAGGAGATTTGATAACCATGTTTTACACGGAAATAAGATGAAtgagaaacaaaaatgaaaCCACAAACAAGCTGACTGGAGGATTTCAGCGTGACGTGAGGAGGTAAAAGCAATGGGAAAGCATTTACACTTAAAATCACAAAGCAGCAGCATACTTTCATTGACAACCCACATGTTCAAATGGCAAACACCAAACATCATTCCAGCTCCCACATTGAAATCCAAGCACCCAAGTACAGGTACAAAAAGCATTTGTATTAATTATACCAAGCAGCAGCATCAAAATTCTACTGTCAAGCAATAAATTCAAGTGGTGAACAGAAAAGATCAATCCCACTCCCACAGGAAAATTCAAGCACCCAAACATAGGGAAAAATACATTCATACTAATCACCAAGCTGCATCATCAAAACTCCATTGCCAACCCATAGATTCCAGTCGCAAGCACCAAATATCAATCGAACTCCCATAGGTAAATTCAAACACCCAAAtgtaaacatgaaaagaaatagaaaataccTATTCACCGGTTTGCATTCAGTGCCAGAAGCATGTTGTTACCACCAGGAAGGTATGCCACGTTGGGTGACTTAGCCAGAGTTGAAGCAATTTCCCTTGATGCTTCAATCCTTCTCAATTCAATCAGCCCCATACCAGCTTTTGTTGTTGCCTCAGAGATCAGCTTAGCGGCATCACTCTCACCTTCTGCCCTGATAATTGCAGCCCTTCTCTCCTGGTCAGCCTTCATGACAACAAACTTGGACCTCTCTGCCTCTTGCTGCGCAACCTGTTTCTGCTCTACAGCCCTTGAGAACTCCACTCCATAAGACAAGTGGGTAATAGCCACATCATCCATCACTATGTCGAAGTCCCTTGCACGCTTGATGAGTGCATCACGGACTAGAGCTGACACCTGGGGACGCTCAGTGAGGAGCTGATCAGCATTGAACTGAGCAACCACAGCCTTCAACACCTCATTGCCAATCGAGGGGAGCACCTTCTCATCATACTCGAGCCCAAGGCGTTGAAAGATATGAGGCAAACGTGACACCTGCTCAAATAaccatttttcaataaaaatatacacaagACAAAAATACAATCATACAAATTGACCATGTAAAATCCTGATTCAGTCTGATttttagtaaaagaaaaggagtaaaaaaaacccagaagaCTTCAGTCCTCACTCAATCTTCAGAACCAAAATCCCAATTCATAATTTAACAGCCCAGCTAAACAATACAATGAAAAGCTAAATTAGTCTCTCTTTCTGTTTGCTAGCAATCTGAACTAAAACCCCATCTCCCTAACTTTTTCTAGCTCACTAAACCATTGAAACGCATATTAAAAACAGAACCAAAGCCCTCTAAAAACCCATCACAAGGACAAACCCAACAACTAAGCAACATGACAATCACAGACAATTCATCTCCTTTCTGTGCTCAATAGCTAAACCAATTGAAACTCATCTCAAACTCACCTCACATTTGTGCTACTTAACTAAACCATGccaaaacacacaaaaacaatccacctgaaaaatacaaagagaaacAACAAAACTATACCTTTACAAAACCATCAAATCTAGCAACATCCATTTCCGTTCATTTCAATCAAAAGCAAATGATTTCGTTATTACCTCAGGACGAGAGAGAACACGGAGGGTAAGATTGACCATCTGAAGATCCTTGGTACCAGAGACAGAAGAGAAAGTGTGAGGTCGTGTACGGATGTCAAAGATAAATGGCTTTTGAAGCCAAGGGATGAGGAAATGAGTCCCTTCACCAATGCTAGTATCAATGACTCCACGGAATCTGTCAAAGAGAACAGCGCGCTGGCCTCCATCGACGGTGTAAAGAGAGGAGTTGAGAATGGTAGCGGCGGCACCAAGACCGAAAGCTGCGCGAGCGACGTTGTTAAGGAAGGAAACTGCTGCTTGGCTGCTACCCATCGTTGAAGACGTGAAGTAGGTGTTTTGGGGGTTTGGAAGAGGTGGTGGGTGGGTCTTAGGGTTTATGACAGCCGTGAGTTTGAGGAGAGGAGAGGTTTTAACATAAATCAATGGGGCGGGTCGGGTTAATTTTGTTTGGGTTGCTGCTTGCCtgacaagtaaaataaaaatatatgttgttttaattttttttcttttctgttttatttatttattttgatagaatggaattgttgttttttagtattacgatggatgatattttttaaaaatatttttttatttaaaaataatttaatatattttttcagtttttttatttcaatacatcaaaatcattagaaaatattaaaaatatatcaatttgttattcttttaatatatatatatatatatatacacacacaaacatatatataatccaCTCAAACACAGTtctaaattagataaaaaacaaTGAGTTAGAGATCTTCAATTCTGGAGTTTTTTATACCATgaaattcaaacttttttttttagaattagcaATTTGAGAGTATTCAATTAGATTTTTCaaagcataaataaataagaatataaaaaagtgCACTCACCATTAGATCGCATTGTAGATTTGAGCTTGATTTAAATTCTTGAAGAAATTAACTATTCTACATGAGAAGAAATAATCAATTGATatctttgaaaaagaaaataacacaataatttttttaaaataaataaaaactcacaAACTCCACTAATGAAAATTCgcggttagaaaaataaaaaaaaatttacatttcttatagtttttgcattttattagaagagtaaaattatatatataaactagagATGTTAGCTTAGATTGATCTatatagatgattttttttatataattactttattttatagataataactaatatatatatatatatatatatatattattttaacaaaattcaaaaataatatatatatatatatatatatatatatatatataattgttaggATTCCTTTATTCCAAGATTTATTTCTCGATGTTCAAATAACCCTCTTATCCTTCAGGGACAAGTCGGTTTTTATGTTTATGATCTAGTCATTTACCATGATTCTAGAACCTGTATAAATATGGGTTgttatcttattttttgttgtatgtAAGACTATTTAATAGTCATGGttgttgtttaaattttatatgaacTTCTCTTGAGTTTACTAGTGCAATCATACTTTGTAATCATATTTCATACTAACAAAACTTTTGATAACTTAGTTTAGTTTTAACATCTAGTATCAAAGCTTTTTTATGGAGTCTAACCAACATTTGCAATTATAGTTATCAGTGTGAAAGAACAAGAACATGACATTTGAGAATAGTTTTGTACAACCTGTCGTTCCAAGGTTTGATGGGCACTATGATCATTGGAGTATGCTCATGGAGAATTTTCTGTGTTTTAATGAATATTAGAATTTGTTAGAGATATGTATCATTATAGTAGCAAGAGGAGCTAATTCTAGTGACTCGTAAATGAAGGCATTAAAGGAGTAAAAGTTGAAAGACTTAAAGGCCAAGAATGATCTGTTCCTAGCCATTGATCGTTCGATCCTGGAAATGATCTTGAAGAAGGACACTGCGAAGGatatatggaattccttgaaaCAAAAGTATGAAGGAATAGCACGTGTGAAGCATACTCAATTGCAGGCACTTCAAAAGGAGTTTAAAGTATTGCATGTGAAGATTGGAGAAACTGTCAATGATTACTTTGGAAGGATGCTCATTATAACTAATAAGATGAGAATTCATGGAGAAAAAATAGAGGATATGATGATGATTGAGAAAATTTTAAGGTCTATgacttcaaaatataattatgttgtCTGCTCGATTAAGGAGTCGCATGACTTAGATGTTTTATCCATTGATGAGCTTCAAAATAGTCTTCTAGTGCATGAACAAAGAATAAGTCGATATGTTGTGGAAGAACAAGCTCTCCAAATAACTTCTAGAGTTCAACAAAAAGGACGAGGTGGTGGTCGTAGCTCTTATCATGGAAAAGGAAGAGGAAGGGGTAGATTTGGGTTCAACAAATCTATCCTAAAATGTTACAACTATCATAAGCTAGGACATTTTCAATAAGAATGTCCTAAGAAAACCAACGACTTTAAGGCTAATTttgcataaataaaagaagaaatgttGTTAATGGCGTAGGTAAATGTTAAGGAATATGAGATTGAGTATATTTGGTTTCTTGATTCTGGATGTAGCAATCATATGTGTAGTAGAAGGGAAGTATTTATCAAAATGAATGGCAATTTTCAAGAGTCAATGAAGTTGGGAAATGACTCCAGTCACAATGTATAAGGCAAAGGTAAGGTGCAAATAGAGGTGCATAGGATCGTGCATATAATTATATGAGTTTTCTTTGTAccttagttaaaaaataatttgttgagTATCGTTCAACTACAAGAGAGAGGACTCGCAATGCTCATGCAACATGGAAAATGTAAGATTTTTCATCCTGGAAAATGTCTAATTCTTGAAACTAAGATGACATATAATCGGATGTTTGCCTTGGTTACTTGTTGCCCACTAAAGGAACAAAATTGTCTCTCCATGACAACCATATATCAAGCAAATCATTAGCATTATCGATATGGGCATTTAAGTTGGAATGGACTGACAGTGCTACAACAAAAGAATATGGTATAGAGGCTGCCAAAGTTTAAAGCTCCTGAGAAAGTATATAAATACTGCCTTGTGAGAAAGCATCATCGTGATTTTCTTCCTAAGGGAAAGTGTGTGGAGAGCTTTCAAGATACTACAATTGATATATTATGACATATATGATCCAATAAGTCCAATCTTAAATCGTAAGAAGAGATATCTCatcacttttattgatgattacaATAGAAGAACTTGAGTTTATTTTCCGGTAGAGAAATTAGAAGCTTTTGTTATGTTCAAAATGTATAAAGCTATAGTGGAGGAGAAAACATGAGCATTTATAAGAGGCTTGAGGATAGATTAAGGAGGTGAGTTCACATCACATGAATTCATAAGTTTCTGCAATAAGAATGACATTCACATATAGTTGACGACTGTCTACACTCCTCAATAAAATGATGTTGCTAAAAGGAAGAATCACACTATTATGAATATGATTTGGTGCATGTAATCAGAGAAGCAAATTCCAAAGACTTTCTAGCTAGAAATAGTAAGTGGACAATGTATGTGTTTGGTCGAAATCCAACTTTTGCTGTGAAAAACATGACACTTGAAGAAGCTTAGAGTGGGCGCAAACCATCAATTAATCACtttagagtctttggttgtCTATCTCATGTGCATGTACCTAATAGCAAAAAAGTGAAACTTGATGATAAAATCCTTAAATGCATATTGTTGGGGGTAggtcaagaatccaaaacttaTAGATTGTTTGATCCCATTTCACAGAAAATTATTGTAAGTCAAGATGTGGTTTTTGAGGAAGATCAACATTGGAATTGGGATGACAGTCATGAACATGTTATTTTAGCTAAAGGATCTGGAGCTAATGAAGATATGGGAAATAATGAGTATATTGATAGTGATTCATTAGAAACATAAGATATCACGAATGAAGGCAGTACAATTCAAGAGGAATAAACTCAAAGACCAccaatttggataaaaaattatgaaactggTGAAGGTCTTTTTCATAAAGAAGACGTGAATTTGGCTCACCTAGCCTTGTTTACTAATGGTGATCCCACTACTTATAATGATGTTGTAAAGAGTAAGAAGTGGAAACAAGAAATGGatcaagaaataaaagcaaTAGAGAAGAATGATACGTGAGAATTGAGTGATCTGCCATTATGGGGGAAATTATTGGAGTAAAGTGggttttgaaaacaaaactaaatgaaaaggGGGAGGCAGACAAGTACAAGGTTTGGCTTATTGCCAAGAGATATAGTCAAAATAATATGGAGTGGATTTTTCTGAAATGTTTGCACCAATGGCTTAAAGTGGTTATTTCCCTTACTATATACAAGAGTTGGAAGATCTACCAACTTGATGTCAAATCAGCTTTTCTGCATGAAGAGATTAATGAGGAAGTTTTTGTTGAACAACCACCTGGTTATGAACAGAAGAGGAGCAAATCCAAGGTCTATCATCTTAAAAAGACATTATATGGAATCAAGCAGGCTCTACAGACATGGTACAGTCGAATAGAGTCGTATTTCATCAAAGAGGGTTTCGATAAATGTCTTTACGAGCATACATTATTCATCAACATAACCAATGaaggtaaaattttaattgtatgCCTTTATGTTGATGATCTTATATTCACTAGGAATGATGAGTTGTTGTTCAAGCAATTTAAAATGTCTATGATGATGGAGTTTGATATGActgatctaaaaaaaataaggtatttCCTTGGAATTGAAGTGGTGTAGATAACAAATGGTATGTTTATTAGTCAACGAAAATACACATAAAAAGTGTTAGAAAGGTTTAACATGGATCAATGTAACTCAGTGTATAATCCTGTGGTTCTTAGATTTAAACTTACTCGTGATGAAGAATGAGTGAGAGTTGACAACATGCTTTATAAATAAATGGTTAGGAGTCTCATGTTCTTAATAGCCATACGTCCTGATCTTATGTTTATTGTAAGTCTAATTAGTAAGTACATGAAGCATCCCACTGAGTCTTATTTATTGACAGCTAAAAGAATTTTGAGGTACGTGAAAGGCACTGTTGGTTTTGAGGTATTCTACAAGAAGGGAGGAGATGAAGAACTTATTGACTACACGAACAATGGCTATGCTGGTGATCAAGATGACAAGAATAGTACTTTAGGTTATATCTTTATGATGAATTCAGGAGTAGTTTCATGGCCCACAAAGAAGTAACCAGTGGTTACTCTTTCCACTACTGaatcaaagtttatttttgcaGCTTCAAGTGCATGTCAAGTGGTGTAGTtaagaagaattttaaaaagttttaagttTGAGACAAACTTGTCCGatagtgatttttttgtgaTAATGTCTTAACCATTAAGCTTTCAAAGAATCCGGTAATGCATGGTCGTAGCAAGCACATAgatatacaattttattttctttgagatCTCATCAAAGATGGGGTAGTGGAGCTGTTGTATTATTTTACTCGAGCAGATTGTGAAGATCAAGACAAAACCGTTAAAGCTTGAAATGTTTCTAAAATTACGAGATTTAATGGATATTTAAGAATATCCTTGAATAAACTGAAAATCAATGATATTCATGTAAAGGGAGGATGTTTGAAGTTGTCAAGATTATAGTAATTAGGATTCATGTATTCTAGGATTTAATAACCTTCTTATTCTTAAGGAACaagttaatttttctattttttatctaGTTATATACCAAGATTCTAGGGTTTGTATAATTATGGGTTATTATCTTCTGTTGTATGTAAAGTTATTTAATAGTCACGGttgttgtttaaattttatatgaacTTCTACTGAGTTTACGAGTGCAATCATACTTTTTATTCACAAGACTTTTGATAACTTAGTTCAATTTTAACAACACACACGAGGCGTAAGCGTGTctatttttgaatatatattattattttattttatttgagggATAAAGTATAAAAACCAGTGGTAGATATTCATAGTCTCAGTTAGCGAAACATTCTAGTAAAAAGTTGAGGCCCATTCTTTTCCAATGGAAATGTTGGGCTAAAAGCCTCTGATTAGAAGACTCAAGGTGGGCTTTGTAAGTTAGTGAGCCCAGATTAAACGCCATCAAGCATCAAGAGCTGGTTAGGGCTTATTCTCTTCCCTCGGTCACCCTCTCGGCATCAACGGCAACTCTGTCAAAAGATTTTGATCTCCTTTACTGGCACTACCAGGTACCATTCTACTTTACTGCTGAATTACTTAGTGCTTAGTTATCATGATCT from the Populus nigra chromosome 1, ddPopNigr1.1, whole genome shotgun sequence genome contains:
- the LOC133677372 gene encoding prohibitin-3, mitochondrial-like, whose protein sequence is MGSSQAAVSFLNNVARAAFGLGAAATILNSSLYTVDGGQRAVLFDRFRGVIDTSIGEGTHFLIPWLQKPFIFDIRTRPHTFSSVSGTKDLQMVNLTLRVLSRPEVSRLPHIFQRLGLEYDEKVLPSIGNEVLKAVVAQFNADQLLTERPQVSALVRDALIKRARDFDIVMDDVAITHLSYGVEFSRAVEQKQVAQQEAERSKFVVMKADQERRAAIIRAEGESDAAKLISEATTKAGMGLIELRRIEASREIASTLAKSPNVAYLPGGNNMLLALNANR